DNA from Rubripirellula lacrimiformis:
AACCGAGCGTGTGAAACGAAATCTTAGCGAGAGTAACCGGGTTACTTTGTCGGATGAACGTAGTCACCAGATTCTTGCGAACCAAAAGATCTACGGCCTGTGGGGCCTATACACGATGCCATCGCGAGCCTCGGGTTTGGTCAACGGAAGCCCAACGCGTTTAACGCCGGTCGCGATGGATTTCGTTCAGACGCACTGTTTGCCGATCCTGACCAAAGCCGGTGCAGGTAAGGACGCAAGTCGAATTGTTACGTTACTCAAGGCGAAGTCGACTCGGTTCGACGTGAAGAAACCTGATGCGCCGGTCGTCGCGGCGGGGCAATTCCTGAAGCAAAACATTCGCAAAGCAGAGCGAGAGTTCTTTTACGAACATTTAGTTGAGGGTGGGCCAACGGACGCAACCGAAGGGCGGCAACGTCAACTCGCATCGTTACTTGCGGACTCTTTAAGCGATTCGTCGTTCAAGTGGACTCCCGCGACGATGCGGCATCTGGTGAAAGCTGCGTCTAGTCGCGGTGATCAATGGCAACCATTGGCGACAGATCTGGAACGCATCCGAATCACCGAGTCCGTGCTCGCGCCATCTTCGCTTCTGTTTAACTATCTGTTGGGCTCGGATGGCCAAACAATCAAAGAGATCGCTGGCGCGGTTGAGAAACAATGGGGCCGCGGCCTGACGACGATTGAACCCGGCGTGCTCGATGGGATGCACGGACAGTGGAGTGGGGGTGACTCATCGGTCGGAGATCGGTGGGTTGCGATTGGACATGCGTTGTCGAGCGGTCGTTTTGCAGATGTTGTCGAGCAACTTATGCAGCAGAACGCAAGCGTGATGACAACACGTGGAGGCGCGGCATGGGTTGAAAAGAATCGTGGCAAATTGAACGTGCGATTTAAAGATGAGAACGGAAAACTGCCCGACGAAGACAAGCTTGGCGAGCTTTGGCGTTTCCCCTATTTCTTGGACTCGCTGCGTAGTGTCGTTCGTGTTTTGAGGGAGAAGTCCAGTGACTAAGATTCCCCGTGAGGCATTGTCGGACCACTTTCAGCTTCGGATGGAAGGGCGTCGCCTGCGTTCAGCGGTGCTGATGACTTACCAATTCGATCCAGGATTCTTTGAGCAAGAAGTGCTGCCCGCGTTCTTTGACATTGGCCTTAGCCACGCTTCGCCCGTTCGGCTGTTGCAGTTGGAAGACATGATTCGCGATCTCGCCGGCGAGATCGCCGTGTATTACGACGCCGGCGGTCTGGTCGTGGGCGATGCGGGATCCGCGAAATTGGATGTCCGCTACGTACCGATCCAGCACAACGCCATTTTCCACCCAAAGAACGTGTTGTTACTGGTAGAGGACGAGGAAGCGGACGAGGGCGGCTTCCATCCGCTAACGTTGCTGGTTGCTTGCTTGTCGGCAAATTTGACGCGATCGGGTTGGTGGGAGAATATCGAATGCTGCCACGTTGAGGAAATCGCAGAAGGCGACAAGACGCGATTGAAGGATCAACTGACCAAATTCTTGCAGTCCATCAAACGACGCAGCCCCGACCAGACCAGACATGCTGCGATCGACGATGTCCTAACGTTCCTCCGAGCTAGCGAACAACGAAAACAGCGGTCGGTCGGTGGCGAATTGCTGTCGCACTTCTACCGAGGAGGCGAAAGCCTGCCTGAGTTTCTCAGCGGGCATATCGGCAATCAAATGCAAGGCTGCTATTTAGAAATCATCTCGCCCTATTTTGATGATGCCGAGGAGTGTCAGCCGCTGAATGAATTGATCCGGTTGTTCGATCCGAAAGAAGTCCGTGTATTCTTGCCGCGAAGTGGTTCCGGCGAAGCGCTCGTGCGAAAAGAGCTGTTTGAATCGGTCGGAGAGCTGCTAAACGTTGGTTGGGGACGCCTCCCCAAGGACATCATGCGACGGGGATCGCGTGAAGAGGCAGGCGAAAGGTTTGTCCATGCCAAAATCTATCGCTTCTTCACGCAGAGTCCCAAGCGTGAGATTTCCTTCCTTGGGTCACCTAATCTGACGCGTAGCGCCCATCAGAAAGACGGAAACGTAGAAAGCGGCTTCTTGGTCGAAGTTCCGACTCCGCGCCGACCCTACTTTTGGTTGAGCCCAGATTCAAAAACGCCAACTGAGTTCGCGGTTCGCGGTGAAGACGACGGGGCCAGCGATGTAAGCTCGCCGCTGAATTTGCGGTACAACTGGGACACAGAGAGAGCATCGGCGTTCTGGGATCACAAAGTAACCTCGCCGGAATTGCGAATAGCCGATCGGAACGTGGCGATCGGAAAAATCAGCCCGCTCGCTCCACGAGAATGGACTGAGCTAGAGGAAGGGGTAGCCTCCGCGATCGCGAGCTCGCTTCGTAACACTTCGTTGGTGGAGGTTCACGGCGACGGCGACAAACCGGCATTCGTTCTCATTCAAGAAGAGGGGATGTCGCACAAACCGTCGTTGCTGTTGCAACTGTCGACGGCGGACATTCTGCGATATTGGTCGTTGTTAAGTGCTGAGCAACGTGCAGCATTCATAGAAACACGAGCTACTGATTTGGCGGGGAACGGAACCGGCGATGATCTGGTGGTTCGAGCCAAAATCGCCTTGGACAACGATACGCTTTTCGATCGGTTCGCAGGATTTTTCCACGCGTTTGGCTGCCTGGAACGTGCCGTCCGAAAGTCGCTCGACGACAAGGATGATAAACTGAAGCGACAGGCAAACTATCGCTTATTTGGTCGCCGGTACGATTCGCTTGGAACGCTCCTTGATCGCATCTCAGCGCAGCGAGAAACGCTGGACGCCGTCGACGGATATGTCATTTTGATGTGTTGCAAGCAACTATGCACTGAGATTGGGAAAGACCACCCGGAGTATTGGAGCGAGCAGGCTGAGAATGCAAAGAAACTCTTGGGGCGGTTTACCGAATTGGAATCGGTCCGTGATCGGTTGCTGAAAGAGAATGGCGGCGACTTCGGTGAATTCCTGTCGTGGTTCGACAAATGGTTTTTGAAGCGAGCAAAACCGGTGGAGGCGTCAAATGGCTAACACGTTGCTTGATACAAAAGTCGCATCACAACTGCTCGACTTTGGGAGTCGAATTGGGGCAGGAGCAAGAGCAGACGAACAGCTCGAAGGAGCTGTTGCAATTCACAACATGCTGCAGTCCCACGGTGTTGCCTACCTGGCCGACGAAGTCGGGATGGGAAAAACATACGTTGCACTCGGAGCCCTGGCTCTATTTCGCCATTTCAATCCCGGCTTTCGCGTTCTTGTGCTCGCCCCACGCGGCAACATCCAATCGAAATGGATTAAGGAACAGCGAAACTTCGTTGCGAACAATGTCCGCATCTGCGATATGCGAGTCAAATCGCTTCACGGATCTCCGGCACGTCCGCTTGTTTCCTGTAGCAATTTGCATGATCTGGTGCACGAGGTAACGGCGGATCCGAATCGCGATTTCTTCGCCAAGATGACGAGTTTCAGTTTTCCGATCACAGGCAAGCATGCTGTAAATCGAGAACGGGGCGAGAAGATTCGAGACGCATTTCGATCCAGTGTTCCCTGGCTTCGCAATGAAATCTTCGATCTCCGCAGCAAGGAAGCTTTCAAAGACAATTTCGCGAAGGCGCTGTGCTGCGTTCTACCTGCGTTTGATCTTGTGATTGTCGACGAAGCTCACAACCTAAAGCATGGCTATGGGGAAAGCGTTTCCTCTCGTAACCGCTTGTTAGCTTTGGCGATGGGACATCCGAGCGCCGAGATTGACTCGAAACTTTTTCCGGGGTACACGTCGCGAGCAACACGCGTCTTGTTTCTATCTGCAACGCCAGTCGAAGAGACCTATCAGCAGCTTTGGAACCAACTGGATGTCTTCGGAAAAGCCGGCCCATACAAAAAACTCTTGGACAAGAAAATCAGCGATGAAGAGCGAAAGGCTGTTGCATCAGAATTTTTGATTCGGCGGGTGACGTCAGTGCGAATTGGCACGGACGAGTTGACCAAGAACGAATACCGGCGTGAGTGGCGACGGGGTGGCGTCGCCTCGCATGACGAACCGAT
Protein-coding regions in this window:
- a CDS encoding phospholipase D-like domain-containing protein; the protein is MTKIPREALSDHFQLRMEGRRLRSAVLMTYQFDPGFFEQEVLPAFFDIGLSHASPVRLLQLEDMIRDLAGEIAVYYDAGGLVVGDAGSAKLDVRYVPIQHNAIFHPKNVLLLVEDEEADEGGFHPLTLLVACLSANLTRSGWWENIECCHVEEIAEGDKTRLKDQLTKFLQSIKRRSPDQTRHAAIDDVLTFLRASEQRKQRSVGGELLSHFYRGGESLPEFLSGHIGNQMQGCYLEIISPYFDDAEECQPLNELIRLFDPKEVRVFLPRSGSGEALVRKELFESVGELLNVGWGRLPKDIMRRGSREEAGERFVHAKIYRFFTQSPKREISFLGSPNLTRSAHQKDGNVESGFLVEVPTPRRPYFWLSPDSKTPTEFAVRGEDDGASDVSSPLNLRYNWDTERASAFWDHKVTSPELRIADRNVAIGKISPLAPREWTELEEGVASAIASSLRNTSLVEVHGDGDKPAFVLIQEEGMSHKPSLLLQLSTADILRYWSLLSAEQRAAFIETRATDLAGNGTGDDLVVRAKIALDNDTLFDRFAGFFHAFGCLERAVRKSLDDKDDKLKRQANYRLFGRRYDSLGTLLDRISAQRETLDAVDGYVILMCCKQLCTEIGKDHPEYWSEQAENAKKLLGRFTELESVRDRLLKENGGDFGEFLSWFDKWFLKRAKPVEASNG